The genomic interval ATGCGACAACCTGACATGCCCCGCTACCGTATTGCTAGAAAGCTGCTGATTAGTCTCTCACCCCGGGGATATAGAAGTTTGCTACGTTGACTTGACGAAATGGAACGTTTATATGCATTATGTATGCACATCTGAGTGCCCTGCACCAACAACGGGGTTCACAAGCTGTGGGAGCCCGTAGAGAGGAGTAGCTAATTGAGTACAAATTCTCCATACTGGCTGTCTGACGCATCCTTCCCATTGACCACTCCCTCTCCTACATTAATGTTCCCTGAACTTCTCTATTCCTTCAAAGGTTGAGCCTCTTGGCACAAGTTTTGGAACAGACCCCCAGAAACCCTGGCCGCCATTCGACATGACTGGAACACCAAACAGCCCACCGGCATCCGGCTCCCCTGGTCGCGCGAAAAATGGCTCTCCCGCCAGGTCAAAGACTGCGTCGCCTTTGAGGTCCAAGACTGCTTCTCCTACAGGACCTGGCTCAACACAAAGTGAACACGAGGATGCAACAGGCCAAATTGAGGTTGACGATGAGGGCATTGTATGTTTTCTAAACCCCAGACTTGCACAAAATTCGCCCTAATCGAATCACCAGGGATCTGACGGCGCGTCTACTATTGATGACCGGTGGTGAGTAGCTGTGCCTGAGATCATCCAAGTTGAGGCTAAGCAGAGAATCAGGTCGTCGTATACAGCATCAATAACTTCAAGCGTGGTTGATTACCCTACAGAGCACGGTCGTCGCTACCACGCTTTCAGATCTGGATGTGAGTATCATTTGTGTGGTGCCTATGCTGAATAGTTGACTAATGAGAAGTAGCGTACTGGGGTCCTAATGATGAGGTATGACGATTTCAAGATCCCAATCGAGGAGAACTTCACTAGCTAATACTTTCAACCTAAAGACTGAGGCTGACCGCTTGGACTTCTTGCATATGATGATGGTCAAGGCCACCGGAGAGAAGCTTTTTATGGCCCCGATTGAGGAAGACAAGATCCACAGGATTCTTGACATCGGTACTGGAACTGGAATCTGTAAGCTGCACATGAGTCGTTTAAATTTACAGTGATTAACAGCTTCTAGGGGCAATGCTCATGGGTGAGGAGTTTCCAAACGCCGAAGTAAGCATCGTATAATAAGACCTCGACACGAGTTGTCTTTGGGATGTTAGCTGAAACTAACGCAACGTAATAGGTGGTGGGAAATGATCTCAGCGCTATTCAGCCAACTTGGTAGGTATTACCCTGACAAATTTGTGCAGTATCATTAGTGTTAACCAGGGCCACGTAGGGTCCCACCGAATGTGAAGTTCGAGATCGATGATGTTGAAAGTCCCTGGGTAAACTCTAAGAAGTATGACTTCATATTTTGCAGAGATATGGCTGCGTCACTTGCAGACTGGCCGAAGTTGATGGAGAGGATATATGAGTGAGTATTTAAGGCCAAGGAGCTCACCTGTCACCCTTCTCACTAACGTTCTCAACTTAGGAACGTAAACCCCGGCGGCTGGGTTGAGTTCCAGGACTTCAACCTGCGATACACTTCAGATGACGGTAGTTATACCGAACAGCACCAGACTAGCAAGTGGTCGGAGTTGTTCTTTGATGCGTGCAAACGCATCAACCGCGAAGCCAATCCGGGACCTAAGTTGGAGGACTGGGTCAGGGAGACTGGGGACTACGTCAATATCACCCACCAGAAGTTCAAGATTCCTGTTGGGGACTGGCCGAAAGACCCCTACTACAAGGAACTGGGCATGATCAACCTGATGCAGATCTTGGACGGGCTGGAGGCGTTCACTTTGAGACTGTTCACCGGCGTACTTGGATGGACCAAGGAGGAGgttatcgtacttctcgcAGACGTCCGTCGCGAGCTGAAGTCTAGAACCTTCCATCCCTACATGGAGTAGTGAGTCTGCCATTTACTATACTTCCCTTAAGTTTAAAGGACCACGAGACATCTGGCTAACAACAATGATAACAGCTTCGTTGTCTATGCGCAGAAACCGGAGGCGGAGGCATGAGTATTCTTGCTCAAGACAGTTTTTGATGGAATTCCAGATGTCGAGCCCTATGGCTGACCTAGCCGGACAACGGGATCATTTAGACTATGTCTAGAAATACATATAGGCCATTTGGCTTCAGGCCTCTCACCTTGTCCGTGATGTCGTAGTCTCTGTCAGCACTATCTTACCCTATGAGGCTATCATGCTAGCTCTTAGGGGCCCCGCTTCCGCTACCAGCCGGTCAAAACGGGCCGCTAGTTCGAACGGTCCGGCCCCGCCCGGTGTTGCTTCCGGAGCGGAGCTTATGGTAGATCTTGGCAGTTCATCCGAATCAACTAGCCAGTCATACAATCTGTGACGCAGCGGGCCCGGCTCAGGTAGTGTGAATCTTTTTGGACGGCTATCTTCTGGTCAGTAAGGTACGGATGAAATCCAATGTTCGTGCGTTACCATGCCGTAAGGAAGTGACTGGTGAGATTCTAAAGGTCATTGTTCCTTGATCCGATGGCCGAAGATGCCCCAGAACGATTTTCTTGACGGCCCCGCTCAATCGTATATTCTGGGTAGGGAATGGTGCGATCACTATTAATAACCAAGCTGTCTGCACCATCCGTGTTTCGTCCTGTTGCTATCTCTATATGCCCAGGCCCAACCCTCTCCCGTGGTTCGTCTGGACAACGATATGGCTAGCAACTCAATCAATCAAGCTGGGGGCAATCGAACTGGTGACGGTCTTCTTTCTGGTGTCGAGAAAAGCCGAAATTAATGAGGTGATTTCAAAGCCCCTCAAGCTCCCTATCATTGGCGACCTTCATCGCTCACCTTAAGAGAGACCGCTCCTGAACTGGGATGAATGGGTTGACGCAATGGACTAGTCACGACGATAAGACTCTTTGAGATCCTTAACATGGTTATTCTCAATACCGCAGAAGCAGGAAATGAGCTCCGTGAGAAACGGAGTGCATGCTACGGTCACAGACAGAGCTCTGTGAGCATGGACATGATCACCGGAGCGTACCAGCGAAAGTTACGACTCACTCAATGCACGAGCATGGTGCCCATTCGAGAATTCATTATCGAATGCTAACTCCGAGTCTTGGGTCCTTTGCCGCGTAAAAGTTTCAGCCAGTCAACCGGTCAGCTTTActaggtaattactaatgcTATCCAAGCAACATCGTGACCCACCACTAAACAAAAGGAACGTCAAAAAACATACAACACCAGGTATTCGCTGATCG from Colletotrichum lupini chromosome 2, complete sequence carries:
- a CDS encoding methyltransferase domain-containing protein encodes the protein MWLDRFPCNIHTTTRETGANTSHWSRFRECEMRQPDMPRYRIARKLLISLSPRGYRMPCTNNGVHKLWEPVEPLGTSFGTDPQKPWPPFDMTGTPNSPPASGSPGRAKNGSPARSKTASPLRSKTASPTGPGSTQSEHEDATGQIEVDDEGIGSDGASTIDDRCVVDYPTEHGRRYHAFRSGSYWGPNDETEADRLDFLHMMMVKATGEKLFMAPIEEDKIHRILDIGTGTGIWAMLMGEEFPNAEVVGNDLSAIQPTWVPPNVKFEIDDVESPWVNSKKYDFIFCRDMAASLADWPKLMERIYENVNPGGWVEFQDFNLRYTSDDGSYTEQHQTSKWSELFFDACKRINREANPGPKLEDWVRETGDYVNITHQKFKIPVGDWPKDPYYKELGMINLMQILDGLEAFTLRLFTGVLGWTKEEVIVLLADLRCLCAETGGGGMSILAQDKIHIGHLASGLSPCPGPASATSRSKRAASSNGPAPPGVASGAELMVDLGSSSESTSQSYNLCLHHPCFVLLLSLYAQAQPSPVVRLDNDMASNSINQAGGNRTGDGLLSVTTIRLFEILNMVILNTAEAGNELREKRSACYGHRQSSNSLSNANSESWVLCRVKVSASQPERQKTYNTRYSLIVTDSTTNLALIGLSMGERTGSRILRWQLPPSTPKQAPLSGIDLAFTLATSVQGGMETDLRKMLWLLVATHTNVEIAVRSQAIPDNFVGRKWQPRFADRTKLVDIDAAASKDKICGKRVVKGVTLFVNSWAIEWDKKVFYDQYGDLEAFIPERWLDLDVSLDNTFMVFDSLSGAFERVPLEEVDNMAMNAISYMTEPSEFKLEQGHEISGLGFPTYMSISFSLNILMVEPAVSKRLKMTGTAISRMRRIMYYDRSMASRGPRLGGFARYNLTESVHERIAQILSVDAVRSSPPPEQVLRYESQTKSRTQAENNISSYSVDTWNFKCNEFAVIKSQNLAMEVTMLVSSMSLAPKFRWPFYARLAALIFAESDPKTYIEYEMMIDTSRGSGPYSRL